GCTCAGCCCTTGTTGCCACAAGCAGCTGTTTGTCAGTGGACTttgcccacagccccagctggtgCTCACCTGGTGACAGGCAGTgcgtgggcagggcagggctgcctgcTCTGACCTGGTAATGCTCCTGAGCTCGCTCCACGTAATCGACCAGTCCTTAATAAAGAGCACTGCTGATTGCTGGAGGTTTTAATTTTGCAGTTGGCCTGCCCTGTCCTCCCCCAAACCCACACAAAGGGAGCTTTGGCTCGGTGAGGACGTGCAGGATGGGTGGTGGCCGTGGCTGACAGCTGGTGGGCTTGGGGCAGGTAGGAGGTTGTCTGATGGGACAACCTGTTGTGTGGAGAAGGATTGAGGCTCTCCCAGCTCTAATGATGCtttgtgtccctgcctgccctcctcCTGTGCACAAACGTCCCCATGGGCTGCCAGAAACGAGTGTGCCAAGAGTGTGTGGAGTGTGCTGGGGGTACAGACACACTGATGAAAGCCTGCTCCTTTCCACAGCCACAGTGAGGGAAATGTCCCTGGGCTCGCAGGGATCACAGCCAGCTCTTGTCCACAGTACCCACGCACTGTGCTGGCGTTTCAGCCAGGCAGATTTGGTTTGAAAAGCCCCTTttgtggtctctgcttctttctggctggagagcagtgtgaccccagctctgcccaggggctgtgctctcttGGCTGCCCTGCTCAAGGCTCACTTTTCCCTGTGGCCTTTCCTGGCTCTGTGCATGGAGGTGCTGCCAGCTCTGTCCCCCGGGGCAGCCCCTGCGGCAAGGTCAGAGCCACGctcttcctcccagagcagatCCTCCAGCTGCCTCGTGTGGCTGGAATTTCTGGCTTTCCtgtctcctcctttccctgccggGCTCGCAGGATGCCCGCAGGCTCTGCCTTGGGAAGTTGCCAAGGAGTTTAAGCCATGATTACCGTTCCTGTCTCCCGGCCCCGCCATGGGTGCAGCGTCCTCCTTTGGGGCATGAATGAATAGTAATTCCTGCTAGGATTAGATTCCTCCCGGCAGGAACTGCGTCCcaaggctctgctcctgctcaaggattgttttcctctttcttaGCTGTCTTTCTTACGCACAGTTGTGTATAACAGCTCTGTGTTTGCAGCACGACCCTGTGCAGCTTTGAGGGAAGGCCATGTTAACTCACCCTCACTGCTATTCTGTGCTAGAAATGAGGaatctgcctctgaaaggtgccACAGCTTCTCCCCACTCTGGGGATTCCAAAGTAGGAAAGGAGCATCAAGAAGATGCTCCATCATCTCCATAGACACATGAAGACAAAACCTTCTACCCTCTTGGTGAGTGTTACAAACTTTGGTTTTGGAtggccttggctctgctgtCTCTGTGCCATTTATCCCTTTCTCAGCTGATGTtcacagccctgagctgcagtctggctggtttggtaATGTACATTTCACTGGGGGTGATCTGTAGGTGTGtggctgggcagagggatggaggaTCTGGTTCATCCTGATGGCACTTTGGCTGAGTAGCTGTTGTCCTCTTGTTGTCCCCTTtcatcctgccctggggctgctctcactgtcccagcagcctttctcCCAGCTAGGAAAATCACCAGGCTTTAGAAGGTATGTCTGAAAGAGTTACACTCGCAGCACATGAATTTGCATGGTGTTGTGTGTCACAGGAAGGCAGCACCTTGTGTCCTGAGCTGGGTTAATGGATAACCACAGAATgctttggggtggaagggacatttacatgggcagggacacaccttccaccagaccaggctgctctgagctccatccaacctggccttggacacttccatggatggggcagccacagcttttctgggcaacctgtgcctcctcaccctcacagggaagagttCCCTCCTATCATCCAATCTAAATCTCCCCTCCTTTAGTTTAAAATCATCCCCCATCCTTTCACTCTCTGCCCACATAAAACATctgcctctgtgcccagcaggagACAAGGGCACAGCTCTTGCCTCTTGGCaccaagagctgctgctggggcagagggcACCCTGTGCTGCCTGCACCCATCTGCTCTGTGCCGTGCCcagggctcctgctgcctgtTCCATCACCTTTCCTCCTGCCATCACCCTTTCCTCCTGACCTATTCCTCCCCCTTGGTGTCTCTGGTGATCTCTTATCTTCAGGGCACATTTCTCAGGATGAAGTTTAGGCATCTGTTAGTGCTCTCTGGTTCAGGGTGATGGTTTCATAGTAGGCACGTGGGTGGTTCTGGCTGGAGGTGCACGGATCACCACGTATCTAATGGGACTGGAATGAGaaatcagggacacagagtgcACTGTTCCAAGAAACATTAAACCTCCTGTGAGCTTCTGTGGGTGGATAAAGCCCTGCAGGctgcccccagcagctcctccaccaACTGCTGTGCTCTCTCCCTCGCAGACTCCCTGTATGTGTCCGAGTACTTCTCTCAGAGTGCACAGAAGCTCTCCTTCTACAGCTGGTATGGCAACGCCAAGCTCTTCCACTTCCACGTGCCCGAGGACACCGTGCTGctgcgctggctcctgcaggcaTCCCGGGGAAAGGGCCCTGAGTGCACCAGCATGGAGATCACTGTGTATGTatgtcctgtgtccccatgccAGGGCTTGTCCTGTGGGCTTCTTTGTCCCTTCGTCCTGGTCACTCGTGGTGGGGCTGGTTGGTTGTGGAGGCTGGGCAGTTCCTCATGTGGTTTCTTCATGCAGCAGCAGTGAGTCTGTGTTTAAACCTGTAGGAGTGTTTGGTGTTCATGTTACCAGCGGGTCTGGGGTGGTGTGGTGTCCAAGAGAGCCCTTAGGACATTAGAGCTGCACTGTGGGGCAGgtgtgctgctcagagctgttcCTGGCCTGGCAGAACCTGCACATGGTGCCAAACAATGTGGCAGGGCTATGAGCAGAcccagagtggctggagatggGCAAAGTGCCCAGTGCAGAAGAACTGAGGAGATTTGGGGGCCCTTTGTGAGGGGCGCGGCCGAGCGTGGAGCAGAGATAGGAGAGGAATGTGGTGTCGTGTGATACAGGAGCATGAAGAGATTGCAAACTCAATGTCAGTGAAAGAAACGCTGCTTTTAAAACAGTGCTTGACTTGTTGAAGGATTTGAGGTCCAAAACTTGGCAGATTTTGAGCTTTACCTTTGGAGGACACTGAGCTTCCTCAGCAAGCTGTGCCCATGGAGTCACGCGGGTCTGTGGCACCCATTCCACAGAGATCTGGGAGTGACTGAAGCTGCCTGGCTTGTGCCTCCCTGGTCTGTCCTGGGGAAACTGGCACTCTTAGTTGCtcctgagcagcctggcacagatgATCTGCCTGCTTTCTGCTTTCCAGAAAGGTTTCCAGCAGTCTGGGGACGTGAGGGAcaaggcagcagctgaacaaTAATCCAAGAAACGATGGCTAACCCAGATAAGCTCCAAGGAGTAATAACATATCACCTGTCAGGTCTGCTTGCTGGACCTGTTGCAGTGCAGTCCAAAAGCAATCAAATTAAATGCCAAATTGACTGGGTAAATATCTCCCACGTTCCTCAGCCGTGTGTGTTTCTGCTACTTCAAATGCTGGGCTTATCTAGAAAGCAGAAGTGCTGCTGTACTGAAGTCTGTAATAGGGGCATTCCTTGGAAAGTGTCTTTTTAGTCTGTCTGTTTGCCTTCCTTAAAAGAGGAAATGGGAAGATGCAGATCTTAGCAAGAAAATTAAAGTTCTTTGTAGATGATTTTCCCTATATGGGGAATTGCTGATGGTTTTAAAGCAGAATTCTGTGGGTGGGGCTTACCCTTAGCAAGTGTTGGAAATTTGCTCCCAGGCTTGACGGAACCGTGTAAATCTTAATAAGCTGCCAAGTTAAACCAATCTCTAAATAAATCCCAGATAAGCTAATAGCAGCCAGTCCTCCCCAGATGAAAATGATGACTCCACTTGAAAATGTGGGGTTTTCCAGCCTGCTCCCTTTCCAGTTTGTGTCCCAGTTGATCTTGCCCGGTTTCTCTCGCAGGCACTTTCGGCACGGAGCCCCTCCTGTCATTAACCCTTTGGGCACCCGCTTTCCTGCCAACGCCACCGTCCGTCCCTCCTACAACATCAGCATCACCCTGAGCAGTGCTGTGCAGAACACCACCTTTGTCAACGTCACCACCCCTGCTGCTGGGGACTGGTTCATCGCCGCCCACCTGCCCCAGGCCGCGGGCAGGATCGAGGTCAAGGTGAGGCTCCTGCCCAgtgccctgcccctcgtgtcTCATCACAACCACAGCTGACCCCTGTGCTctcccctcctgcagggctTCTCCACTCCATGCCCCTATATGTTCCAGGCAGATATGTTTGTGCTCAGACTCACTGATATGCCTGTCCTGGAGCCTGGTGTGCCCATGCCTCACACCGTTGTCTCGCCTGCTAAGCCACTGCATGTCAAGTGAGTGGGAGCAAAGGGTGGGCAACTGAGggcatggcagggtgggatTCCCCACAcgagctgctgaggggaaggcagtGTTTTTCCCAcgtggggctggagctggggggtCAGTGAGCCTGTtgctgagctccctgcagcagtgcTAGGGTCTGCACGGGGAGCACACAAGCACCTTtctccagctcttcccaggTGGTCACAGATTCAACTGCAGGAGTTTTAGTTCTTCCAGATGTTTGCCTTGGGAAGGATTTTCACAGCACCAACCAGGGCAGTCTAGCTGTTGTCACAAAGCCCTGGGGACCTGGCTTGTGTTGAGTACAAGCCCTGcaagctgctgctccctcccctgcAGGGTCTTCGTTCCCAAGCACGCGGCGGCGATGCGGTTCCAGCTGAGCAGCTGCGTCACCAGCGAGCAGAGAGCCTGCACTGtgagggtgctgctgggctCCATCACCCTGCCCCAGTCCTTCCAGAGGAGCCTCACCTGCACGGGGAGCACCAActgcagcctggccctggaGTCGCCCCCCTGGGAGAAGTGGCTGCAGATCATGGTGGAGAGTCTGGGCACTGCCAACGCCAGCGTGTCGGTGGAGATGCTGGCTTCTTTCACAGGTGGGATTCCATGTTCTTCAGCCATAAGAGAAGGACCAgagggagctctgtgtgtgctgtgtcccCCTTGGGTGTTTGGGTGCCTGGCTGTGGCAGCCTATGCTCCCCATCATGCTCATTGCCTCCTCTTGGATGCCATAGTTTTTGCTTTGGGGATAAATTGAAAACTCCGGTGTTCACCCCAGAGAGGCATTTGCTAGAGCTGCCTGTTTGGAAACACCTGAAAAGTTCAGTGTTATTCCCTGTTTGGGAAGCAGTGGCTGGCTTAAAATTTGGTGgggaaaagatttttctgtgGTACACCAGACTAAGGCTGTATTGACTACGAATTGGCCAAGAGCAGGCTACAGGCAGGAAACCACCTTGGGGTTGACTTGGGGAAGCGTCTGGAGCTGTTGTAAGGGGGTGTCACCATTTCCAGTGACACCATGTGGCTCAGGTGGTCACAAGGTCCCTGTGGCTGTGATAGGCACATTTGCAGCTATTACATGACCATAATCCCTGTTTGACTGCTGGAAGCTCACCAATTAGgtacatttttaaagttttcttcTGCTGGGGCTTCTGCCACCTCCTCTTCGAAGCAGAGCCTCATCCTGTGTGCTGGAAGacctggcactggcagcagagGTGTTATCAGAGGGTGGTACTGGAGCCTCTGGGAGCAATGGACAGTCTCCAGCAGTGGAACTCCAAGTGTCCCGTGCAGCTCCATCTGCCACAGTGTGCCCATAGCTCCACTGGGTTGGCTTCTCCCTCCTGCTCAGCTTTGTTTGCCCACATATGGGGAGTTGGGAGAGACTTTTGTGCAGCCTGTGGGACAGCtgagtgctgagctctgctgtggtGATTGAGCACTCCCTGGACACCTTGATGGTGCTGTGCTATCCCTTCTTCTGTTCCCTcttgcctgcagctccagggtgcTTCCACCCACTGTACCACTGCAGTGTCCCAGCTTGTGGGTGCTCCGCCTGCAAAGATGGCACCTCGGGGACAGTTCATTCAGGGCATGAACCACTGAAACCCTCCCGTTTGTGCAGGGCATGAACCACCTGAAACCCCCCCAGTTTGTGCAGGGCATGAACCACCTGAAATCTGCAGTTTGTGCAGGGCATGAACCTCCTGAAACCTCCAGTTTGTGCAGGGCATGAACCTCCTGAAACCTGCAGCTTGTGCAGGGCATGAACCTCCTGAAATCTGCAGTTTGTGCAGGGCATGAACCACCTGAAACTCCCAGTTTGTGCAGGGCATGAACCTCCTGAACCCCCCCAGTTTGTGCAGGGCATGAACCACCTGAAATCTGCAGCTTGTGCAGGGCATGAACCTCCTGAAACCCCCAGTTTGTGCAGGGCATGAACCTCCTGAAACCTGCAGTTTGTACTCCCCCTTGGAGCACTGGATCTGCTGGGTGAGGTGCTGGATCTGGCTGTGCTgattcctctcctttttctctctagTTTGCAGaccaggaagcagcagctccttccttaACTTCATCAGCCTGAACCAGAGCCAGGCTGGTGCCAGGCcgggagcagcaggcagctctgctgtggctgcagcaggggctgcccagaaCACGTCGGGGCAGCGCAGCAGCTCgtgcctgcagagccagcccgTGGTCAGGGAGGACCTGGACGTGGTGTCCGTGCGCTACCGGCTGCTGAACGGCCCCAGCGTGCCCGTGAGCTCCCTGACccccaccctgctcctgctcaaCCTCAACACGGGCATGGACAGCGGGGGATCCCTCGTGGTCAGTCTGCTGCTCAACAAGGTGAGCAGGGGGACAAATGGCATTGTGTCCCCTTGGCAGGGCTCCAGAGGGTGTTGGCACGGTGGGACTGTTTCTCTTGTTGTTGTTACAAAATACTCCAAGCCTTTTTTAGCTGCTGGCAGTGTGTCCCACCTGCCAGCTCCGATTccagtggcacagcctgtggtgTGTGGTGGCAGTGACGCAGAGGAGACAAAATggaaagcagctgcagtgccgTCCTCTCCATGGGAGCCTGGCACCTTGCCACCAGGAgaggaggctgggcaggggaaccCAGGGACGTTCCTGTCCGAGTCACTGATTCCCAGGCTCCTTCAGTGACACCCCACCACCAAAATCAGCCCCCTGAAATTCCATTAAACTTCTtgagggctgcccagggctcagccctgatgTTCTGCAGACTCTGACTTGTGTCtcccctgtgctggtgctgaaATGATGAGTGGGTGTGCCAGTTTTGGGGCAGGGTCCCCCACGAGAGTCTCTTGCCTCTCATCCATGACACATCACAGTGGTAGCACAAGGTCCAGTGAAACAGAAACCTTCTGAATTGATGTGTGACTTGACCTGAAGGATTTATTGTCCTGGGCACTTTGGGaaagggatgctgcagggggtTGGCACTGGGGCACTCTAACGTGGGGCACTGCTCTGTTTGCAGACATCTGTGAGCCTGGCCAATGCCACCGTGGCAGCCTGTGTGAGTGCTGCTTCTCCAGTGTTGTCCCTCAACGCCACACAGAACTGCAGCACAGGTAGGAGAGATGCTGGCCCTGCcaccagctcagctgtgtcatcccaggctctgcttTTCGACCTGGCAGGCAGTTAACTAGCTCAGGACTTCATGGTGTGTCCCAAAGAATCCAGTTTTTGCACAAACCCTCATGAGGTCTTTGTGCTGGCACATTCTCAGGGTGTCTTGGCACCACGAGatagcctccaccaaaggaggGTCTGGTTACCAGCTGGGGCTCTTCCAGCCTTGTTGGCAGGAGGTTTGGGGATGGTGAAGGTACTGCTGGTGTGCAAAGCAGCTAAGCTGTGCATGGAGGACCAGCCAAGACAACAGGCTGTTCCaggtgccctgtgctgcccaaatATGTTCCAGGAACTGAGATGAGATAAAAACTGAGATCTCAAGAAAAAGAGTCTTGAGAGCAGGGGTGCTCTCCATgcccctggtgcctcttgaGCATGGGAGCAAGGAGCCACAGGAGGCAGCTGATTCCTGTGTGGTCAGTCTCGGCCTGGGATTGCTGTGGGCCCTTCTCCCCAAGCCCCGGCACATCACAGCACCCTCCTTTTCTCAGCTTTCTCCCAGGGCTACCCTCTGAGTGTGAGCACGTCCTCTGCAGAAGCCACGCTGATTGTCCTGTACCCACAGACCGATGACTggttcctgtccctgcagctcctctgccccagggcacaggggtgAGTCTGGATGTCACCTCATGCCTCCCACTGCCCTTGTGTGAGCAAACCTGACCCCCTGTTTGGGCTGTGGGCTCCCCTCAGCTGGTGGCATCgccctgtggctgcagagggcagggagtTGGTGGCCCTGCTCCCTTGTGAGCACCCTGCAGCTCATTTGATGCTGAGCTGGCACAGCTCACACACACTGCAGATGGCAGAGCCTGCCTAGGGGaccttccccttccccaggtgCATTCAGAGGTGATGAATTGGGAAATAATTGCTGCTGTTGCCCTTCTGGGAGGTCCCTAAGGTGCAGAATTCCTGCAGTTTGCCTTCCTGCTGGTCTCCTGTGTAAGGAGCTGGTTTCCTGTGTAAGGAGCCAAGTGCACGATGCTAAACAGCACTGGTGACACTGGTCCTGAGGACAGTCATGGGCACTGCCATGGGGTCTGGGGACAGCTGCCACCCCCCTGGAGGTCAGTTTGGCAGCCCAGGGGGTGAGGGGGCAGGCCAGGGGGGTCTGGGGACAGCTGCCACCCCCCTGCACATCAGTTTGGCAGCCCAGGGGGCGAGGagcaggctctgctcctggctctctCAGGGATGGAGCAGATCCCGGAataccagggagctgcaggcaggagcacGGCCTGGCcgtggggagcagggagggggctgtccccagggctgtggcagcaaGGAGACATGCTGTCCTTGCAGGGGCTGTGCCGGTGCTGAAGGCAGAGTGTCGGTGTTCGCCTACCTCACCCCCTGCTTCAACGACTGTGGCCCCTACGGGCAGTGCAGCCTCCTGCGCAGGCACGGCTTCCTCTACGCCGGCTGCAGCTGCAAGGCCGGTGAGTGCCCGCTCCTGGGAAGCTCTGCCACCCTCCCCGAGGGCACAGCACAGGTCAGGGCGTGCGGTTGGGGTGGGGGAGCCTGGGGTCTGCTGCGGTGGCAGTGTCACAGTGCTCGGGGAAGGGAAGCTCTGGGAAGCACCCAGGGGTGATGGGGAATGGGATGAGGGCAGCTTGGAGCCCCCCAGGGTTTGGAGCAGTGCTGGTGAGCATCTCCAGAGAGATCAGGGTGCCTGAAATGCCTGTGTGGGCTCCTGGTACTAGATGTGATGAGATGCAGTCCCTGTGTCTCCTGCCAAGAGCCTGAGACTCAGAGGTGCCCCTGGAGGAGGAATATCTGTGTCAGCTCCTCATTATCTTAATGGCCTGGGAAGTCTGTGGTGGAGGGAaggagagctctgctgtgcttgGGTGGGTCTGTGCACCTGTTCTCAGCAGAAGGACAAGGTAAAATGTGgttccctgctgccctgggcctgAGCCAGGgcctccctgctgcagagctgctgatggGTGAGCAGGGAGATGGAGAGCAGCATCCCAATTTCCCCGAGGGCTGCCAGGTTCTGGGAAGCTCAGAGCACCTGAAGGGAACTGGAGAATCAGGCTGAGGACAGCTTTCTGCTGAATCACCCCTAGCAAAGTGCCCCATCTGCACATTGGTGACCCAGAAATAAAGCAGAGAGTGTAGgttccctgggctctgcctggcagGGAGCCAGCactcagggcagagctgctgctgtggcttccAATCACTCTGGAATGGGATGGATGCCACTGTTAACTCTGCCTCTTGACCATGGAGGGCGTGCACATACCCCTGTGGCTGACCTCCTTTTTTCAAAAGGATGGCATGGGCACCTTaatctttaattaaaataatttaaataattttaaaaaagaagaggCAGATTTGTGTTCATAGAGATTGCCTCAATTCAGTCTTTGATATCCAGTCAGGGGTGAGAGTTGTGTTTTGTGTCAGGCACTGTCCTTTAGGAAATTAGGGTTCTTTGCAGCCCTGGATGTCACCATGTGCTGAGGCAGTGGGTTTGTTCAGGCAGTGGAAGAGGAGCTGCTATGGGACCAGTCACACTTTGTGCTGTCCAGAGGTGCCAGGGACCCTggagccagctctgcagggtgagCACAGGGAAAGGGCAAGAGGCCACAGACATTGGCTGCAGCAAGGAAATTGTCACCTAAACTGAAGAAGACACTTTTTCTCCCCCTTCAGAGCTGTTTGTTTTTGCACAGGTTCCaggtctccatccttggagatctTCAAAAGTCATCTGGGGAAGGTCCAGAGCAGCTTGACCTGGTTTGGGGTCTGCCCTGCTATGACAGCTGGTAGGAGAGGAGCCCAGTGGCTTCCTCAGAGATCTTGCACCCAACTTATACCATCACATGAAGCTTCTGAACCTTGAGTACTTGATGTTCCACCAGCAAGCAGCACATGTGTTGAGTTACTGCAGGGATGGAAAGCACCAGTGTGGATGTAGGATGGCCTCTGCTACCTGGGGACAACCTGGGGATTGTCCTCAGGGCGgccacagggctctgctgggcttcCCCAGCTTCCCACAGCACAGTGTGTGACAAGTAATGAAACACTCTGAGAGCGGGAGCATGAGAGGCTGATGCAGAAGAGGCTCAGGGATGTCTGGGTGTGGGATTGCTCCTTCTCAGgcaccccagctcctgctggttgCTGTGGGAGGACAAGGCAGGGCCTTGGAGATCCACAGAAGCCTCTCTGTCCGCAGGCTGGGGCGGCTGGAGCTGCACAGATGACAGCAAGGCCCAGACCGTGGGCACACAGAACCTGGCCACGCTGCTGCTCACCCTGAGCAACCTCATGTTCCTGCCCGCCATTGCAGTGGCTGTCTATCGCTTCTACCTGGTGGAGGCCTCTGTCTACACCTACACCATGTTCTTCTCCACGGTAGGgactgccctgtgtcccctcacctcCCCCTGAGCTCTGGGAATGCTGTGCCAGAATGGAGTCCTTGGTGGAGCAGCTCCACAAGGAGCTCCTGGGATCATCGGACAGGCACCTCCAAGGGCACATTGTAGTATCCAAGAATGTTAAATGTTAATGTTAAAGTTCTTTCCAACCCTTAACATTCTTGTAGTATCCAAGAATGTTAAAAGGGGTTGGAATGGATCTTAAAAATCACCTGGttccatggacagggacaaccCCACTAGACCCGGTGGCTCAAGGCCttatccaacctggctttgaatacttccagggctggggcatcaACAACCTCCCTGGGGAACCTGTTTCAGTGTCTCACCAtgctcacagtaaaaaaattctccctaaatccaacctaaatttcccctctttgAATTTGTACCCATTAGTCCTTGTCCCATCACTCCAGTTCCTGAGAAGAATCCCTCTTCAGCTTCCCTGTAGCCCCCTTTAGATGCTGTGAGTTCTCCATTcacccttctcctctccaggctgagcaccccaaCTTTCTCATCCTGTCTTCACAGAGCAGGTGCTTCAGTCCCCTTGTCAGCTGTCcctctgtgatggtgttcacaggggtctgaggatgaggggagagatgaggatctgactccatgtttcagaaggcttgatttattattttatgatatatattacattaaaactatactaaaagaatagaagaaaagatttaatcagaaggctaactaagaataggaaaagaaagaatgatagcaaaggcttgtgtctcggacagagagtccgagccagctcactgtgattggccattaattagaaacaaccacatgagaccaatcacagatccacctgctgcattccacagcagcagataatcattgttgacattttgttcctgaggcctctcagcagaaaaaatcctaaggaaaggatttttcacaaaagatgtctgtgacatcccTCCTCAggccctgcccctgctctgtgtcctgcctgtcagagctgctgggtGCCTGCTCTCACCCTCTTTCCACAATGCCACAGTGGTTTGGTGGAGCCTGCTGGAGCCACTGCAGGAGGGATCCTGCCTGTGGGCTGAGccctctcctgcctccccttcccagagagccctgtggtgctgctggctcCGTGCTGACCTTTGCTTTTGTCCCCTTTGGGTGCAGTTCTACCACGCGTGCGACCAGCCGGGCGTGGCCGTGCTGTGCATCATGGACTATGACACCCTGCAGTACTGCGACTTCCTGGGCTCCGTGGTGTCCATCTGGGTCACCATCCTCTGCATGGCCCGCCTCAAGAAGATCCTGAAATACGTGAGTGTCAGGTGTCCCCATGTGGCCCAGCCAGACCCCAGCCAAGCCACAAGTGACCACACTGAGCCCTCTC
This Zonotrichia albicollis isolate bZonAlb1 chromosome 16, bZonAlb1.hap1, whole genome shotgun sequence DNA region includes the following protein-coding sequences:
- the PGAP6 gene encoding post-GPI attachment to proteins factor 6 isoform X1, with translation MERSGAERGGAGGPGSSGGPAGSPAQPSPAQPRSVAPVRRGAGPGRAGAGGGSGGGGGAAGRAGGGAGAAAGGRPWPGQPGRPCRRCCCCCCCSSWRCPPAAPAPTPCMCPSTSLRVHRSSPSTAGMATPSSSTSTCPRTPCCCAGSCRHPGERALSAPAWRSLCMHFRHGAPPVINPLGTRFPANATVRPSYNISITLSSAVQNTTFVNVTTPAAGDWFIAAHLPQAAGRIEVKGFSTPCPYMFQADMFVLRLTDMPVLEPGVPMPHTVVSPAKPLHVKVFVPKHAAAMRFQLSSCVTSEQRACTVRVLLGSITLPQSFQRSLTCTGSTNCSLALESPPWEKWLQIMVESLGTANASVSVEMLASFTVCRPGSSSSFLNFISLNQSQAGARPGAAGSSAVAAAGAAQNTSGQRSSSCLQSQPVVREDLDVVSVRYRLLNGPSVPVSSLTPTLLLLNLNTGMDSGGSLVVSLLLNKTSVSLANATVAACVSAASPVLSLNATQNCSTAFSQGYPLSVSTSSAEATLIVLYPQTDDWFLSLQLLCPRAQGGCAGAEGRVSVFAYLTPCFNDCGPYGQCSLLRRHGFLYAGCSCKAGWGGWSCTDDSKAQTVGTQNLATLLLTLSNLMFLPAIAVAVYRFYLVEASVYTYTMFFSTFYHACDQPGVAVLCIMDYDTLQYCDFLGSVVSIWVTILCMARLKKILKYVLFVLGTLLIAMSLQLDRRGVWNMMGPCLFALLIMVTAWVHHGAKRRHCYPSSWKRWVFYLLPGITLAFIAISVYAFMETNENYYYTHSIWHVLVACSVAFLLPPRDKHKKPWAWPQKLTCRYQICQNDREELYAVT
- the PGAP6 gene encoding post-GPI attachment to proteins factor 6 isoform X2 codes for the protein MAGAAGPPLPPLLLLLLLQLLALPAGRAGPDSLYVSEYFSQSAQKLSFYSWYGNAKLFHFHVPEDTVLLRWLLQASRGKGPECTSMEITVHFRHGAPPVINPLGTRFPANATVRPSYNISITLSSAVQNTTFVNVTTPAAGDWFIAAHLPQAAGRIEVKGFSTPCPYMFQADMFVLRLTDMPVLEPGVPMPHTVVSPAKPLHVKVFVPKHAAAMRFQLSSCVTSEQRACTVRVLLGSITLPQSFQRSLTCTGSTNCSLALESPPWEKWLQIMVESLGTANASVSVEMLASFTVCRPGSSSSFLNFISLNQSQAGARPGAAGSSAVAAAGAAQNTSGQRSSSCLQSQPVVREDLDVVSVRYRLLNGPSVPVSSLTPTLLLLNLNTGMDSGGSLVVSLLLNKTSVSLANATVAACVSAASPVLSLNATQNCSTAFSQGYPLSVSTSSAEATLIVLYPQTDDWFLSLQLLCPRAQGGCAGAEGRVSVFAYLTPCFNDCGPYGQCSLLRRHGFLYAGCSCKAGWGGWSCTDDSKAQTVGTQNLATLLLTLSNLMFLPAIAVAVYRFYLVEASVYTYTMFFSTFYHACDQPGVAVLCIMDYDTLQYCDFLGSVVSIWVTILCMARLKKILKYVLFVLGTLLIAMSLQLDRRGVWNMMGPCLFALLIMVTAWVHHGAKRRHCYPSSWKRWVFYLLPGITLAFIAISVYAFMETNENYYYTHSIWHVLVACSVAFLLPPRDKHKKPWAWPQKLTCRYQICQNDREELYAVT